The window AAGAGGGGTTGTTTTATCTAGGTGGAATTTACGGTACCACCTTCTCTAGCTGGGATCCTGTAACCAATACCTTTACAGCCCTAGCTCCAGCGCTGACACCAAGCGACCACAATACTCTTGCTGTTGCAGCAGGTGGCGGGGGTGCTCCTGTTACCCTCAGTGGTGCTCCCCAGCAAAACAGCATACTTACCGCCAACACATCAAATTTGGTAGACCTAGATGGACTGGGTGTACTCAATTACCAGTGGCAGCAGTCTAGCGATGGCATCACCTGGACGACCATTGTTGGGGCTACGGCCAGTACCTTTACGCTTGCTCAAGGGCAGGTCGGCCAGTTCGTGCGGGCGCGGGTAAGTTACGTTGATGGCTTTGGCGCTGCTGAAGAAGTCTTTAGCGCTCCTACAGCTAGCAAAATCGCCAACGTTAACGATCTACCTACAGGTGGCGTGACCCTCACTGGTAATGCAGAGCAAGGCTCACTGCTCACTGCCACTGCCTCCGCCTCGTTTGGCGATCTCGATGGCTTGGGCACCTTAAACTACCAGTGGCAGCAGTCCACCGACGGCATCACCTGGACGACCATTGCTGGGGCTACGGCCAGTACCTTTACCCTTACTCAAGGGCAGGTTAACCAGTTCGTGCGGTCGCAGGTGAGCTACACCGACGGCGGTGGTAAAGCTGAGTTGGTTAACAGCAACGCCACGGCGGCCAAAGTGGCTAATGTTAGCTACGCACCCACAGGCAGCGTGACCATTGACGGCACCGTCGCCCAAGGTCAAATCCTGACGGCAAATACCTCTAACCTGTCTGATGCCGACGGCCTAGGCACCTTGAGCTACCAGTGGCAGCAGTCGACCGATGGCGTGACCTGGACAACGATTGCTGAGGCGACAGCCAGTACCTTTACCCTTACTCAAGGGCAGGTCAACCAGTTCGTGCGGTCGCAGGTTAGCTACACCGATGGTGACGGTACCGCTGAATCGGTCTTGAGCAATGCCACGTCTGCCAAAGTGGCCAATGTTAACGACGCACCTACGGGCAGCGTCACTATCAACGGCACCGTCGTCCAGGGTCAAACCTTGACGGCAAATACCTCTACTCTGGCTGATGCTGATGGCTTAGGCACTCTGAGCTACCAGTGGAAGCAATCTGTCGATGGCATTACCTGGAGCAACATTGATGGCGCGACTGGCAGTACCTTTAGCCCCCGCAATAACCAAGTAGATCAGTTCTTGCAGGTAGCGGTGAGCTATGTCGATGGACAAGGCACTGCAGAGTCGCTGACGAGTGCGAGCGGGAAGGTCGCGAAGTTCAACGCCACCTCTGACTTTAACGGCGACGGTTCTGTCGATATCTTTTGGCGGCACCAAACCGTTGGCGAGTCGGTATTCTGGCTGATGGACAACACTAAATTAGCCGGAGGTGATTTTCTCTCACCGGCTGTAGCGGATGTCAACTGGGACATCAAGGCCGTGGGTGACCTCAATGGCGATGGCGGCCCTGATCTAATCTGGCAGCACAAAACGAGTAATCAGGCCGTTGCTTGGCTCATGGATGGAGTTAACCTTGAGTCTGGCGCTCTTCTCTCTAACAGTTCTACCGATGGCTGGAAAGTGGTTGAAGCTGGCGACTTCAACAGCAATGGTAAAGACGACATCCTCTGGCGCAATGCCAATTCGGGTCAGCTTGCGGTCTGGTTTATGGATGGCACCAACCTAGTCTCTGGCGAGTTGATTACTGTCAATCCAGGCCTCGATTGGGAAGTGGGGGCCGTCGGCGACTTTACCAAGGATGGCAAGGTAGACATTTTCTGGGAACACCGCACTGCCGGTGTCAACGTGTTCTGGGAAATGGATGGCACTACCCTCGTTAAGGGTTATGAAACTACTGCCGCTGAAGCTAGTTGGAAGGCAGAGGGAGCCGCTGACTTTAACCAGGATGGTAACCTAGACCTGCTGTGGCACCATCCAGGCTCTGGGGAAAATGTCCTGTGGTTGATGGATGGTACGACGTTAAAAGATGGTGTTGTGTTAGACACCACGGAAGTTAGCTGGAACCCTGTCGTGTAGCGGCAAGGGGTAGGTTGCTGAACCGGGGTGGCTTACCACTCCGGTGTCAGTTCTCAGACCTGAGCAATTTTGAACCCATAGCCTGTACTAAGGTTATGGGTTTTTGCATTAAAACCACCGTGCCGACTCTTCACCTATGGGGCTTTGCCTTTATCACCGAGTTGCCCCACAGCTACGGCAAACTCATGTGGGTACTGACCCATAGGTCAAAGACAGCCTTAGATAGGCAAAGAGAATTAAAGCTAAACATCCCCCTTAAAGCGCTTAGACTCAGCAACGGGTTGTTAGGTTTTCACACAGCGACGATCGCCCCTTAACCCAGGCCAAACCCATCAGCGGCAGCAGGTAGAGATAGCAGGCAAAGGGAATAAACCCCGCATTCACTCCCAAAATGGTGGCGGGAACCAGCCCAGCGATGTTCCAAGGAATTAATGGGGAGATCACCACGACGGTGTTTTCTAGGTCGAGGGCTAGGGCAGGGGGTGGGACAGAGGTGCGGTGGTAAGTGGGGCCGAGCAGCTGTTGGGTCTGCAAAATGGCGATAGTTTGGGTGCAGCCAAAGGCGGCTGAGAGGGTGCCAATCACGGTGGTGGCCCAGATGCGATCGCCGGGTGTTTTGACCCGCTCTAGCGATCGCTCCAGCCGGTGTAGCAGCCGGGTTTCAGCAAAAATGCCCACAAAGGCGGTCGAGATTACTACCACCAGCGACACCCGCAGCATTGCCGCCACGCCGCCACCCAGCACAATAGCGCTGAGCGGCGAGTCAGCCTCTAGGTGAAACCCGGTGAGCAGATATTGCAGCACCTGCCACCCACTGTAGTGCTGATAGGCAATCGCCAGGGCGATCGCCGTGGCAGTGCTGGCCACCATGGCCCGCTGCACCGGTACCTTCAGCAGCGACAGCACCACCATGACCCCTGCTGGCAGCAGCGCCACCGGACCCAGGCGAAACTCGGCCGCCAGATCAGCCACCAGGTTGGACTCGGCTAGGGGAACTGGGGCAAACTCGGCAAAGCCAGCGTAGATTGCGATCGCCAGCCCCAGAGGCAGCAGCGAGGTGCGCCACATGTGGCGAATGTTGTCGTAGAGATCGGTGCGGGTGATGGCGGCAATCAACAGCGCACTAGAGGACATCGGTGAGGCGCGATCGCCTACGTAGGCTCCAGCAATAATTGCTCCGGCAATCAGGTGGCGATCAAACCCGCTGTTTTCGCCCCCCGCCACCATGATCATCAGCGCCACCCCTACAGTGCCCACGGTGCCAAAGGAGGTGCCCAGCAGCAGCGACACAGCACTAGCCAGCCCAAAGGCCACCAACACAAAGCTGTGAGGCGTTACCACTTGGAGGCCGTAGTAAACCAGCGTCGGCACCGTGCCCGCCGCCATCCAGCTGGCGGTGACGGCACCAATAATGAGCAGCACCCCAATTACGGGTAGGGCTTTTTGGCTGCCGGTCCACCCCATAGTCACCAGCGCCTGTAGCGAAAAGCCTCGCCGCCGCAGCACCCCCACAAACAAGGCCATGGCCAGCAGCAGCGGATAGGCGATAAATATGCCCTGCACCGCACTTACCAGCAGCAACCCAAACGACAGCCCAAAGGCCAGTCCAATATCCATAGCAGGGGATTCACCGAAAACAGCCTGCTTTACACCCTAGCGAAGGGCGATCGCCCCAGCAAAACCTTCCATCTATCCTGACTATCGATGCTGTCGATGGGCGATGGCGATCGCCGCTGCTAAAACCTTTGCTCTGATCCATCTGCTGTCAGCTTTTGAGTTAAGTGGGGGTGATTGCCTCACTCTAAAAGCTCACTGTGAGCGGCACGGCTGGCTATAGCTAGTTCTGTCACCACCAACAGCAGTCTTTCGGGCTCGATGGGTTTAGTCATATGTTGCTGAAAGCCATTGGCCAGGGCGCGGTGGCGATCTTCCTCGCGGGCAAAGGCGGTGACGGCGATCGCCGGTACTTGGCTGCCATATTCGGCCGGTAAGTGGCGAATCTGTTGCAGTAGGGTGTAGCCATCCATGTCGGGCATGGCGATGTCACAGACCAAGACATCGGGCTCAAAATTGGTCAAATGGGGCAACACCTCATGGGCCGAAGTGACGCCTCGCACCTCGGCCCCATGTTGACTCAACACCGTAGTAATCAAATCGAGACTGTCTTGGCTGTCGTCCACGGCTAGCACTCTAACGCCCGTTAGGTCGATGACGGTGGGCAGACGGGCGTCCTCAGTAGGTGGAACGGCGGCATCGGTCATCAGCGGCAGCCGCAGGGTAAAGGTTGACCCCTGCCCCTCGCCTGGGCTATCGGCGACAATGCTGCCACCGTGGGCTTCGACCAAGTACTTAACGATCGACAGCCCCAGCCCCAGCCCGCCGTACTGGCGAGTAATCGACACATCTTCCTGTCGAAACGAGTCAAAGAGCTGCGGCAAAAACTCGCGGCTAATGCCCTTGCCGGTATCGGTGATGGTCACCTGGGCGCAACCGTTCACCGCTTCGAGGCACAGCTCGATCTGCCCGCCCTGAGGCGTAAATTTGACGGCGTTAGACAAAAGATTCCAGATCACCTGCTGGAGGCGGGCGCTATCTCCTCTGACTAAGCAATCGTCGGCTAGGGTGGTGTGCAGCGCGATCGCTTTGGCCTGCACAGCGGTTCTCACCACATCGGTAGAGGCCTCAATTACCGAGGCTAAATTGATTGCAACATCGCTAATCTCAAGCTTGCCCCGCAGAATTTTAGCCACATCGAGCAGGTCGTCGATCAGCTGGGTTTGCAGCTTGGCGTTGCGCTCGATAGTTGACAAGGCGCGACGGGTCTTTTCGGCATCGAGCTGATTAGTCTGAAGCAGTTTAGCCCAGCCCAAAATGGGGTTGAGGGGCGACCTGAGTTCATGGGAGAGAATCGCCAAAAACTCGTCTTTGGTGCGGTTGGCCCGCTCCGCATTTTCTCGTGCCGTCTGCTCTCGCTCTAGCAGCTGCTTGCGCTCGGTGACATCGCTGGCCGCTCCAAACCATTCAACGATTTCATTGTGCTCGTTGAGTAGCGGCACCGCCCGCGACACAGTCCAGCCCACGGTACCGTCTGGTCGCAACACCTCGTGTTCTAGCTCAAAGGGGCGCTTGTCGCCAATGGCCTGCTGAATGGCCTCCTGCACTCGCGGGCGATCGCCCTGGGGAATGTAGGTGTCTAGCCATGAGCGATTGGGGCGATCGGTGCTGGGCAGAAACGCCTGGCCATCAATGCTGTACATCTCGCTCCAGTCAGCGCTCATTTTATAGAGCGTATCTGAGCTAGCGGTGACGAGTAGACGAAACTGGGCTTCGCTTTGGCTCAGTCGCGCTTCGGCCTGGGCGCGCTCGACGGCAGCCCAAGTGCGCTCGGCGGTCTCGTGAATCAACGAAATTTCAAGGGCCGTCCAGTCGCGGGGAACCGACTGACCGACGCTAAATACCGCGACCAGCTGGTAGTCTTTGACCAGGGGAATGGAGACCACCGCCGCCATGCCTAACTCTTTAAACTGGGCCTGTTCTGCCGGGGTGAGCATCGTGGTGTTGGCCACGTCGGCCAGCAGCAGCGGATGCCCTGTGCGCAGCAGCGTGTGCACAGTT is drawn from Leptolyngbya subtilissima AS-A7 and contains these coding sequences:
- a CDS encoding Na+/H+ antiporter NhaC family protein — encoded protein: MDIGLAFGLSFGLLLVSAVQGIFIAYPLLLAMALFVGVLRRRGFSLQALVTMGWTGSQKALPVIGVLLIIGAVTASWMAAGTVPTLVYYGLQVVTPHSFVLVAFGLASAVSLLLGTSFGTVGTVGVALMIMVAGGENSGFDRHLIAGAIIAGAYVGDRASPMSSSALLIAAITRTDLYDNIRHMWRTSLLPLGLAIAIYAGFAEFAPVPLAESNLVADLAAEFRLGPVALLPAGVMVVLSLLKVPVQRAMVASTATAIALAIAYQHYSGWQVLQYLLTGFHLEADSPLSAIVLGGGVAAMLRVSLVVVISTAFVGIFAETRLLHRLERSLERVKTPGDRIWATTVIGTLSAAFGCTQTIAILQTQQLLGPTYHRTSVPPPALALDLENTVVVISPLIPWNIAGLVPATILGVNAGFIPFACYLYLLPLMGLAWVKGRSSLCENLTTRC